A genomic region of Paenibacillus sp. PL2-23 contains the following coding sequences:
- a CDS encoding response regulator transcription factor: MYKVLVIEDDVMMSNMLSMYLSEEGYAVKQAYRGDEGLQLACEFEPHLILLDLMLPDMGGLEVCAQIRNVSQVPIMILSMKSEVSDRVQALKTGADDYLCKPFSMHELTARVEALIRRSQSSHTDAVAQTASAVAQTAAAAAPAGSEEAIQLDVERRLLLVRGQLVETTFSEYELMKLFLTHPGKVFSREELINAIRGFDSFVTDRAIDVHIVNLRKKIEQNPKEPKLIRTVWGFGYKYTAMPNGNLLNTER, translated from the coding sequence ATGTACAAAGTTTTGGTTATTGAAGATGACGTCATGATGAGCAATATGCTGTCGATGTACCTTTCGGAGGAAGGGTATGCGGTCAAGCAGGCTTATCGCGGAGATGAAGGGCTTCAGTTGGCATGCGAGTTCGAGCCGCATCTTATCCTTCTTGACCTCATGCTGCCTGACATGGGCGGACTTGAGGTATGCGCCCAGATTCGCAACGTCTCTCAAGTTCCGATTATGATATTATCCATGAAGAGCGAAGTGTCTGACCGTGTTCAAGCGCTGAAGACGGGGGCAGACGATTATTTGTGCAAGCCATTCAGCATGCACGAGCTGACGGCTCGGGTAGAGGCGCTGATTCGGAGGTCCCAGTCATCGCATACTGATGCGGTTGCCCAGACGGCTTCTGCTGTCGCGCAGACAGCCGCCGCTGCTGCTCCAGCGGGATCGGAAGAGGCGATTCAATTGGATGTGGAGAGACGGCTGCTCCTGGTGCGAGGCCAATTGGTCGAGACGACCTTCTCCGAATACGAGCTGATGAAGCTGTTCCTCACTCATCCCGGCAAGGTGTTCAGCAGGGAAGAGCTGATTAATGCGATACGAGGCTTCGACTCGTTCGTGACGGATCGTGCAATTGACGTACATATTGTCAATCTTCGGAAGAAGATTGAGCAGAACCCCAAGGAGCCGAAGCTGATTCGGACCGTCTGGGGCTTCGGGTACAAGTATACGGCCATGCCGAACGGGAACTTATTGAATACGGAGCGATGA
- a CDS encoding bifunctional diguanylate cyclase/phosphodiesterase, whose translation MTKNEGVLGMIGQTGFPGRQEAMMRLEVAISGARLSGKRLLVAMVSLDRFFRVHTVRGSEFGNRVLDIVERRLCGYSLKHAGATVTKLEGHTYLVILHEDEQSARGLQQMEAVKYAVERPIDEEQEELYLTASIGAAYYPNDGLTSEHLICRSEAALHQAKEQGGNRVFFYTIKDTEQQNRRLLMENSLRAALYMRQFKLRFQPYYRMEDGTLRGFQTSIHWEHPELGDVPAEEFIPVAEQSGFIVPIGEWAIVEACKRLKLLKRFGKQELTMSVQLSPLQLKDPAFPKVVLSHVQDHGLQPGALELEVKEPARIFGSTTSLTSLSRLRASGVRIALVDFGTGGASFHNLNQLPIQSVRIDASFVHRIDLQGAERHIVEAIVRLAQKLGLETIAEGVEYKGQFELLKEWGCQYAQGRLLGQPLEASMLEPASLRGALASAN comes from the coding sequence ATGACAAAAAACGAAGGAGTGTTAGGCATGATTGGGCAGACCGGCTTTCCTGGTCGACAAGAAGCGATGATGCGCCTGGAGGTGGCGATCAGCGGTGCGCGCTTGTCGGGAAAGCGACTATTGGTGGCAATGGTGAGCCTGGACCGGTTCTTCCGGGTGCATACGGTTAGGGGCTCTGAATTCGGGAACCGCGTGCTTGATATAGTGGAGAGAAGGCTGTGCGGCTACAGCCTGAAGCATGCGGGTGCGACGGTGACCAAGCTGGAAGGACACACTTATCTTGTTATTCTGCATGAGGATGAGCAATCGGCGAGAGGCTTGCAGCAGATGGAAGCGGTGAAGTACGCGGTGGAGCGTCCCATTGACGAGGAGCAGGAGGAGCTTTATTTGACCGCCAGCATCGGCGCGGCTTATTACCCCAATGACGGCTTGACCAGCGAGCATTTGATCTGTCGCTCGGAGGCTGCTCTTCATCAGGCCAAGGAGCAGGGGGGCAACCGGGTGTTCTTCTATACCATTAAGGATACGGAGCAGCAGAACAGGCGCTTGCTCATGGAGAACAGCCTTAGAGCCGCATTGTACATGAGGCAATTCAAGCTGCGATTCCAGCCGTACTACAGAATGGAGGACGGCACACTGAGGGGCTTTCAGACAAGCATCCATTGGGAGCATCCCGAGCTCGGCGACGTGCCGGCCGAAGAATTTATACCTGTTGCGGAGCAAAGCGGCTTTATTGTGCCGATCGGGGAGTGGGCTATTGTAGAGGCTTGCAAAAGGCTGAAGCTGCTGAAGCGGTTCGGCAAGCAGGAGCTGACCATGTCGGTTCAGCTGTCCCCGCTGCAGCTGAAGGACCCTGCCTTCCCGAAGGTTGTCCTCAGTCATGTTCAGGACCATGGGCTGCAGCCCGGCGCTCTGGAGCTTGAGGTGAAGGAGCCTGCGCGAATCTTCGGCTCAACGACCTCTCTGACGTCGCTCAGCCGCCTGAGAGCCTCAGGCGTTCGTATTGCCTTGGTGGATTTCGGCACGGGCGGCGCCTCCTTCCACAATCTGAATCAGCTGCCGATCCAGAGCGTGAGGATCGACGCGTCCTTTGTCCACAGAATTGATCTTCAGGGTGCGGAGCGGCATATTGTGGAGGCGATCGTTCGTCTAGCCCAGAAGCTGGGCTTGGAGACGATAGCGGAAGGCGTTGAATACAAGGGGCAATTCGAGCTGTTGAAGGAGTGGGGCTGCCAATACGCGCAAGGGCGTCTGCTGGGACAGCCGCTTGAGGCGAGTATGCTGGAGCCCGCGTCGCTGCGCGGCGCGCTTGCATCTGCCAATTAA
- a CDS encoding protein kinase, with the protein MMNRIITRWRGMMEAWRDYPLQQGAVWNGRYRVDRLLGMGSYGQAYVCRDLESGAVVLLKRNKPSKGQVGIELLRRENAIMEQLSHPQIPVRIAYSKRRRDEAIIMEYVEGFNLEHAIYEQKMTFDAREALSMLQQLLGPLRYLHAQGFVHRDVRIPNVLLQDGVLHLVDFGLACRVGEELPPALRDALGEGEAMAAQSAAAVKHRMRGPYPSSDWFGLGHLFLFVMYSGYEHPEGAEEGTWMEELRLEPEIEQFVAKLLQDEPAWQSTEQCEEELISLLHKLRQAH; encoded by the coding sequence ATGATGAACAGGATTATCACTAGGTGGCGCGGCATGATGGAAGCTTGGCGTGATTATCCGTTGCAGCAGGGCGCGGTCTGGAATGGCCGTTATCGAGTGGATCGCCTGCTCGGAATGGGGAGCTATGGCCAGGCTTATGTCTGTCGCGATTTGGAATCTGGTGCCGTCGTCCTGCTGAAGCGCAACAAACCAAGTAAAGGCCAGGTTGGGATCGAGCTGCTTCGCAGAGAGAACGCCATTATGGAGCAGCTGAGCCACCCACAAATTCCTGTGCGTATCGCCTACAGCAAGCGGCGCAGGGATGAAGCCATTATTATGGAATACGTCGAGGGCTTCAACCTGGAGCACGCGATTTATGAGCAAAAGATGACGTTTGACGCCCGCGAGGCGCTAAGCATGCTGCAGCAGCTCCTAGGTCCTCTGCGATACTTGCACGCGCAGGGTTTCGTGCATCGGGATGTTCGCATCCCGAATGTGCTGCTCCAGGACGGCGTGCTTCATCTGGTCGACTTCGGTCTGGCTTGCCGCGTTGGCGAAGAGCTTCCTCCGGCTCTGCGCGATGCGCTGGGCGAAGGTGAAGCTATGGCAGCCCAGAGCGCCGCAGCCGTCAAACACCGAATGAGAGGCCCCTATCCCTCCAGCGATTGGTTCGGGCTCGGGCATTTGTTCTTGTTCGTCATGTATTCGGGCTACGAGCATCCCGAGGGAGCAGAGGAGGGAACCTGGATGGAAGAGCTGAGGCTGGAGCCCGAGATTGAGCAATTTGTTGCAAAGCTGCTTCAGGACGAGCCAGCCTGGCAGTCGACGGAGCAGTGTGAGGAGGAGCTGATCTCGCTGCTCCACAAGCTCCGTCAAGCGCATTAA
- a CDS encoding TraX family protein, whose translation MIAIQLLAMLTMLIDHIGAIWFPEDPVWRIIGRFALPFYVYAIVIGYFRTRDSAKYLTRLGLLAVISQAPYMLAFHVIELNVVATLFVCLLTFIVLDRYKHKPAWGYALAAINLVLLEALPFDYGAYALLLALIYRYAQPQLFVIMHLALNVASVFYKGWVLQLFSLLATVCIVYLPDFMRSVDRIRVPRSLWRSFYPLHLAILALVHYAFIPPAGP comes from the coding sequence GTGATTGCCATCCAGCTTCTTGCTATGCTTACAATGCTCATCGACCACATCGGAGCCATATGGTTCCCGGAGGATCCCGTCTGGCGGATCATCGGACGTTTCGCATTGCCCTTTTACGTGTATGCTATTGTTATAGGGTACTTTCGAACGCGCGACAGCGCCAAATATTTAACGAGGCTCGGTCTGCTGGCCGTTATCTCTCAAGCGCCCTATATGCTCGCCTTTCACGTCATAGAGCTTAATGTGGTCGCCACACTGTTCGTCTGTCTGCTGACCTTCATCGTGCTGGATCGTTACAAGCACAAGCCGGCATGGGGCTACGCCCTCGCCGCAATCAATCTGGTTCTGTTGGAGGCGCTCCCGTTCGATTACGGAGCTTACGCGCTTCTGCTGGCCCTGATCTATCGCTACGCGCAGCCTCAGCTGTTCGTGATTATGCATCTGGCTCTGAACGTGGCCAGCGTATTCTATAAGGGCTGGGTTCTTCAGCTCTTCAGCCTGCTTGCGACCGTATGCATCGTCTATTTGCCCGACTTCATGAGGAGCGTGGATCGCATCCGGGTGCCCCGTAGTCTGTGGAGAAGCTTCTATCCGCTTCATCTGGCGATTCTGGCACTGGTGCACTATGCGTTCATACCGCCGGCCGGCCCTTAA
- a CDS encoding manganese catalase family protein, which produces MFQRQNRLLIELPDSPYADANAAAAVQELMGGKFGEMSTLNNYLYQSFNFRGKKKFKPFYDLVASITAEEMGHVELVAATINMVLTGTTKPGAPDSTPLQEGLNKRNSYFFIQTAQTALAGDSMGRPWAGDNVFNSGNLVLDLLHNFFLECGARTHKMRVYEMTDHPTARAMIGYLLVRGGVHVLAYAKALEMATGVDIKKLIPIPSLSNEQFEAARKYEAMGLGNKLYTFSPHDFKDVVWIWSGQNPQTGAKLEVIQGSPEGAPMPDLGELPEEFAPGISHEEFMEIAERLKKNAGL; this is translated from the coding sequence CAGAGGCAAAACAGACTTCTGATTGAGCTCCCCGACTCTCCTTATGCCGATGCCAACGCCGCTGCCGCGGTGCAGGAGCTGATGGGCGGCAAATTCGGCGAAATGTCCACCCTCAACAATTATCTCTATCAATCCTTCAACTTCAGGGGCAAGAAGAAGTTTAAGCCCTTCTACGATCTTGTGGCCAGTATTACGGCTGAGGAAATGGGACATGTGGAGCTGGTCGCCGCTACAATCAACATGGTGCTGACCGGCACAACCAAGCCTGGCGCTCCAGACTCAACGCCGCTGCAGGAGGGGCTGAACAAACGCAACAGCTATTTCTTCATCCAGACCGCCCAGACCGCCCTTGCCGGGGATTCCATGGGCAGGCCGTGGGCGGGAGACAATGTGTTCAACAGCGGCAATCTGGTGCTGGACCTGCTTCACAATTTTTTCCTGGAGTGCGGAGCGCGCACGCACAAGATGCGCGTGTACGAAATGACCGACCATCCTACGGCTCGCGCCATGATCGGCTATCTGCTCGTGCGGGGAGGCGTTCACGTGCTCGCGTACGCCAAGGCGCTGGAGATGGCGACGGGCGTCGACATCAAGAAGCTGATACCGATCCCGAGCCTGAGCAATGAGCAGTTCGAGGCTGCGCGCAAGTATGAGGCTATGGGGCTAGGCAACAAGCTGTATACGTTCAGCCCCCATGATTTCAAGGATGTTGTATGGATCTGGAGCGGCCAGAATCCACAGACAGGCGCCAAGCTGGAGGTCATTCAAGGCTCTCCGGAGGGGGCTCCCATGCCGGATTTGGGTGAACTGCCAGAGGAATTCGCTCCTGGCATCTCGCATGAGGAGTTTATGGAGATCGCCGAGAGGCTGAAGAAAAACGCCGGGCTGTAG